In Canis lupus dingo isolate Sandy chromosome 25, ASM325472v2, whole genome shotgun sequence, the genomic window CAGACTTCTCCAGAAgcccctgcatccagctcctgTCTCTTCCGCTCTCCACTCATACTCCCAGGACACACAAATCCAAAACATGCTCCACAGCTGGTAAACAACTCACCACTGGGAGTAAGAAGACACAAACATAATTTGGGTTGGAAATACTGGTATCACAGCAAGTCACCCGAGTCTTCTTAAACTCAGCAATTCCAGCTCcataaaaacaaatcattatCAACTACCAAACAGTAGCTTTGAGGATATCCGTTCTTGATCGGGAATTCATTTCAGTCCAGAGTAACAGGGGGCAGCCCGGCCTTCAGAGGAAGGATCCCAGGGCATCACCAAAcggaggggaaggggaagtagCCAGCAGCTCTTGGCTCTAACAGCCGCATCCCTGCCCAAACATtcccccaccgcccccgcccccgcctgggcCATGTAGATGGCGCTTCTAGcgcgcctccctccctccctccctccggtCCACGGCCACAGTAGAGAGGGAAGCTCGCCCCCTtgaggcgggggcggcgggggggccgCGGGTCCTctgggcaggtgcaggggccaAGGGCTGCTAAGAGAACGGGGAAGCTGCATTATAAAGAGGAGCAGGTGTCAGTCGCCTCATgccccattctctttctcttcaaggGATTCAGGATGTTCTTGTTACACTTCATCAACCTCACGAGCTCCCAAAGCCCAGGAAGACGGGCTGTAAAATTGGATTGAAAGGACACCCTGAAAGAACAGGTCCTGGCTCGCATCCGCCCCCTCTGCGGCTTCCCTCCTCTGGCATCTAGAAGACAGACGGCCAAGCAGAGCCGGCtccagcccacctcccttcctggcCGCGCCGGGGAGACCCTCTGGGCCAAATCACCTCCAAGTCCTGCGGTGCTGGCAGCAGCCTGCTCCGTACCCCGGCTGCCGTGGCCCTGGCTGCCGTCTCCCACGGGGATAGCGCGCTGCGGCCAGGGAGCAACCACAGCGCATGCACGGGCCCTGGATGAGCGAGGCTGCCAGCCGGCAAGGCTCCTGCAACACCGGGAACCAGTTCTCAGATCCCAAAGTCGGAGGGCCATTCGCCCCCCGGAGACCTAACAATCAAACTGAGGACGACCTGCTGTCTGGCTTCCACGGCCCAGCCAGCGGTGCCAGCGAGGGCGGGCGGCGAGGCCAGACGGCAGGGAAAGCTGAGTTCTGGGCGCCCCGCCCGGCTCCTCCTGCAAAGTCTTTGCGCTGATACGCTGCAGGCTGGCGCCCCATCACACAGGCCAGACTGCGGaacagaaaatgttaattaatacTAAGATGGAGTCTAGACACTTTTCGCCTGCGACTTTTTCTCAAAGTGactatttttggctttgtggacCTAGCGGTCTCTGTGGCAACCAGTCAGCTCGGCGTTGGCAGCACGACCCCGCGGCCAGGCCCTGACCTGAGGGTGTGGCCGTGTTCCAGGAAAGCAGTATTTACAAACTGGGGGCCCAGGTCCCATGGCCCATACGTGGCCAAGCCCCGGTCTGTTCGGGTCACCCAAGCCTTGTGCAGAGAGAGCCACCCCCAGATGACAAGGAACTGGAGCCCTGAGCCGCCCGGAAGCCAAGGCGGCACCCCCACGCGCGGGGCCTGAACACCAGCCCCCGGGCAGGCCAGAGCCCACCCTACTGCAGATCCCTTGCTGTCCACGACGCGGTCAACACGGTTCCAGGCTGGCGGCTCGCACAGTTTTTCACACATTTCCCGCTTTACCAGCAGAACGCTGCCCTGCCTTGCCGCCGGTGCCTGCAGCACGCCTCTCtgagccctgcctcctccccgcgCAGAGGCTAAGACCAAGTGTGCCAAGCCCGCCTCGTGTCACTTGCAGCACCTTCGTAGCTGACCCAGACTGGAACTCAGGCCCCTGCATCTGCCACGGCCTCTGCCCCGAGTCAGCACCACAGCCAGAGAGGGCTCCCTCcatcttttataaaaacattttctgaagaGTTAGAGTATATtataggctttttatttttattaaagttttgcGTGCATATGTCTGTGTATTAGACAATCTGTTATTTTCCGGAGGAGGAACTGTCATTTCCAGAAGTCTCTACTGTACTCCAGAACGCACCGGTGCCCCAGGCCCACTGGGAGAAGACAGCCGGGCTGCGTCTGGGGCTCCCACCCTGGGTGAGCCCAGAGAAAGCCAGGCCCGGGCACACGTCCTGCTGACGCCTGCTGTGTCGCCGGGACCCGTCACCGTGCACCTGTATAAGCTACAGCATCACTAGCAAGCGGCAAGGTCAAGTGATATCACTGGAAAAGTAGATAAACTCTCTACTACGATGTTAATAACCTCACGCCCCTCAGTCATGAGGTGGACTCTAGTGTGTTCCAGTTTTTAACTTAGAAACGTGTTTCTACAAAAAACAGTCTACTGAATCCTGAGCTTGGTGCTGTTGTCTTACAATTAACCCACCTTGCTGTCTCACAAGTTTGGTATCTAGTGAAAGACTTCCTGACGCTAAAGGAATTACAATTCATCCTGGAAAACATTTGAAAGGAGACACTGCTTTCTTCACACGGTTCCTTTGTAAAACTCTGGCATCTTCCTCAAACATATACTCAAACTCCACCCGgggaaattaataataatgcaaTCAGAAAATTCTCAGGtgcacagaaatttatttccgtATCAAAATGAAAGGAGCACTCATGATGCTAAGTTAGCCGTTCTGATCACGCACGTTTATAATTCTACTTAGTCCCCGACTGGGCACAAGCACCCATCCTAGGTTCCAGGGAAAGTGCCGGTCACTTGGGATGCCACAAAATGGAAGAGAAGTTAAAACACTGGCAGAGCAAAATGCCTTCATTTTCATGTCACCTTGCCTGTGGCCAAGAAAACCAGCAAAGACACAGCCTTCCTTCCCACAGCGTGTGGGCTGCCACGGAAGCGGATGAGGAGACCTGCGCCTATCCCACCGCTGTCCTGCCAGCAAACCCACCCGGCAGGGCCAGCCGCCTCCAGCACCTCCGTTGGCCAGGACTCCTCCTGCCTCGACATCTCACTCCAATGCGCAGGGATTTACTGAGCTACTTTTCTTTGGCAGAAAATGTCTTTCTCTTTGCCGTCGTGCTCGAACAAGAGCCCCGAGAAAACAGAGCATCTGCCCCTCAGTGCTGAGGCCCCAAACCTACCAGCAGGCGTTCTAGTGCACGTGGAAAACGAACTTAAAACTCAGCTATGTACTTTCTTttcaattaaagaaacaaaataaatgcaaggCTGCTTCAAATCTGATGTTCTCATGAATCCATACAATTGCATTCTACTGGACCAGGCCTCGGGCCACTTCCGGCTGGCATCTCTGGCTGGACCGTTGTTTCAAGGCCGTCCAGTGCACCGCACAATGTTTTGCGGcagcccagcctccagcctccggGTCCCAACAGCACCCCCCTTAAGTCCTAACAACCAAAAACGTCCTCAGATGTTGCTGGATGTTCCCTGGGTCACGATCGCTCCAGGTGGGAACTGCTACCTGACAGGATTCTTACACGGTCTCTGTGGGAAAAGTAAGGCCAAGGACCAGGAATTTTACCATGTTGTTAAAATGCTGCCAAGACCTGGATTTTGGACAATCACCAAAAATGTTTCCTGCACGGTCAACCATGTGCCAGCCACCCCCCGCTGGGGACCTTCTGGGTGCGCCAGTCCTCCTCACAGAGCCCACGCTGTCAGGGCTGGGCCTCTACCTCAGAGATGACTAATGTCAAATTCACCCCCTCACCCGAATCACCCCTCAGGCCCACCGGGTTCCCCGAGGGGACGCCCACCACCACCACGGTGCACGAAACCAGGCCCGTCCCGCTCAAAGACTCTTGTCTCCTCTGGTGTCAGAAGCCGCATCTGTGtgatgggcagtggggaggggactGGACGGCAcactcatgtgcatgtgtgcacgcagCCCACTGGCCACGAGCTGGTGTGAAGGCCAACTTCCCTGCAAGGTCAGAGCCAGGACCTATTcttcaaggagagagagaagtactcCAACACTTGGCTGCCATTAGGAAGCCGTGCAAAACGAGACCGTACGTCACTAACCACGTTCCTTTACGATGCTGCACACTGGACGCGCCTATGAAGCAGCATTTGAGAATTAAAGACACGAGTGTTTTTGTGGGAAACCTGCTACTTGTTTTCATAGGATGAAGTGCTATGATGTACTAAAACCTCACTGCCTGCTCCTATTTCACCTTTGTCCCTAAGAGAAAACGTACGACGACTCCTGAACCAGACGGAGGAACCCCATTCCccacaaaccaaaaccacatgCTGAGGTATCGAGTCCCCGGGCTCGCCCGCTCAGAGTCCGCCTCCCATGCAGGAGGGAAGAGGGCCCtccccacagagacctgacaACACATCAACCTAATGCAGCTCCTATCCAGTCTCAGGAGATTTATAACAATGTTTTCATCAGAACGGcagttttagaaggaaaaataacctGAGATGATCCAAGTGAAGCTctcagaagctttaaaaatttgtaatgTTCTTTGTTATCTGTGGGCTCTTCATTCCAGTCCTACTGCCACTCCTCCTCgtcctcatcctcctcttcttcctcctcctcatcctcctcttcttcctcctcctcatcctcctcgtCTAGACTTAAGCTCTGCATGTCAGGCATCTGCCTCTCagactcctcttcctcctcccgaGCAAAGAGCTTCTTAAAAACTTCAAACTCCTCAGCAGAAGAATGGGCTGTCCTGGCCAGAAACTCAGCTTCTGAGACTCTCAGAATGTCCTTGAGTAAAGGATTGGGGATCTGTGTCTGGCCCTTCTTATCAGGGGTCTGGTACCGCCCTAGGCGCTCGAGGAACACATGTCTCTGCTTGATCTTGGTTATGGAGTGCTGCAGGAAGTCGGTCCGCACCACGTCCGCATGTTTAACCCCCATCCTAAAGTAGGCATActgaagacacagacacagttACCTACGGTCTGTCCTGCCACCGTCCACAATCAACTCAAGCACTCACAAAGAGCTGCCCAACTAGCAGTGCCAGGACACTCTACGATGCCCAGCACTGGTGTGACGGCTGAGTTTTCGAAGCATTTCCAAATTCATATTGAAAAAATTTAGTAGAAAATGAAGTGTTAAGTGGGATGAATTCAATTCtttttcctcaggaaaaaaaaactgtgagcATGGAAAGAATGGGCAAAATATCCAGAAACATCTAGCAATCTAACCCAACCtgtcaaaattgttttttttttttttttttcctgtcaaaatTGTTAACCAAAAGACAAGACAACTGTCACAATTATGCTACTAAAATCAATACGCAAAATAGGTTCAAAAAAAAGAGTCTTTAGTTCTTTTAAAACCACCTATTTCAAGGAGAGGCCCCATTTGGACCCCAGGAGAGGGACCAGGTCGTTCATTATTAATGGCAGAAACGCTGTAGGAGAGGTTTTCcgtaaggaagtgaaagaccagAGCTGGATTCCCTCTGGAGGGTGTGTGCAGGGGCTCTAACCCTTCCACCTCGTCCACCGCCCTCGGGGTGCCTGAGGCTTCTCATCCACGGAGCTCACCCTCGCTACATTCAAACAATGCGTTTTTACTTCCCGAACCCCTACCAGTCACCAGTCATCCTCACCTGGAATTTGTATTCGAGGTCACCAGGGTCCTCCCGAAGAACATAGGGGCATCTGTGCAAAATCCTGGTCACCTGTTGTCCCGTGAAAAGGCATTTGTCCTTGAGAACCCCCACGATGTTCTCAATGTCCCTCTGGTGCATGGTGAAGACTTCAGGGCAACAGAGAAGCAGCGTCTTCAGTTTCCCTGCAAGACACAGGAAAGGGCAAGTACATGATTTCAGGGCACTCCGGAAAACCAAGGGGCTTGCCACGCCCACGCCAGCATTTAAAACTGAACAAGGAGGCTCTCCTCCACGAGCGACAGCTTCTGATGCTCCCAGCAGCTTCAGCAGTCGCTGAAGCACCCACCACCGGCATTCCTCAGATCTCTTATCCACACTCGCACAACACCGAGCAAAAGAGGCCCCTTGAACAAACGCATGAGGCAACTGGTAACTGAGGCCGCCCAGGCAAACTGGGCCCGTGGTCTTCCCAGGGATGTGGGCAAAATCCAGTACCCGGAAACCTCaaatcacttatttaaaaaagtatttacaatCTTTCTAACAGGTCAGCTACTCGCTGTCTCGCTGAAACGTGCCTAGGATGACTTCTAGGAGTTTAGAGTTTCCCTCTGAAGCAGAAGGCCTCGCTGAGCTTTCTAATTCATAATCACAGTATATAAAGTATTGGGCTCACTCAGCCTTTTAGATTATGCCGCAACAGGTGATCTGCCAGGGGGGACACAGAAGGCGCTCTCTTCCTTATCTTCTGGTGAAGGGGCCAACGGAGATCCTCTGAGACCGGTTCCCAAACAACAGTATCTTCCCCCAACAATATCTTCCCAGTAGGAGTcagtaaaaagaagaagaaaaagaaccccACTGGGGCGCCTCCGTGactgtcggttaagtgtctgccttcggctcaggctgtcatcccggggtcctgggatggaaaccCCGCgccactccctgctcaggggggagcctgcttctccctctgcctgccccctcccctaccacttgttttctctcgctctcaaataaataaaatctttttaaaaaaatgaaggaaaaaaaaaaaaaaaaaaaaaaagcccagtgaCCCTCCTGTGTTACAGTGTGTAGGGATCCCCGAGGCCCTGACGGGCTCCTAGCCCCGCTGCCCCGAAGGCCGCAGGCTCCCCGAGGTGTGAATCCCGGTGGGGGAAGCCAGGCTCTCTGATCCCCGAGTCCGGCCATCTGGGGATCCGCAGTACGCGGAGGCGGTCACCGGGCCCGCACCTGCACCCCCATCGGGCCTCCGCTTCCGTCCTGCAGCCCGAGCTACCGCAGGCGCCGCCCGGCCCACCCGCCGCCCACCCGCCGCCCACCCGCCGCCCCGCGCCTCCCGGCCTCCTGTACCGGCCTCCTGTACCTTCTCCGAGGCCGAGCCTCCGCAGGTAGCCGGAGCGCCTCTGCGCGTGCGCCGCGGGCAGGTCCAGCAGGCGCGGGCTGCTCCTCAGCGCCAGGCACACGTGCTCGGGGCTCAGGCCCAGGAGGATCAGCTCCGAAACGACGTCCAGCACCCGCCGAGGCCGCGCGCCCCGCCACACGCTGAGCAGCCCCCGGACGTGCGCGTCGCTGAAGCCCATGGCCAGGAGGGCGCCCGCGACCTCCCCCCGCGCGCCCGGGCCCCGAGCCCCGCGGCCCCCTCCGCGGGACGCTGCGGTCCTTCTCTGCCCTCCGCGGGGCTGCGCGGCCAGGCCGGCCCAGGTGCGGGCCCAGGTGCGGGCCCAGGTGCGGGCCCCGCCGAGGACCTGGGAGAGACCGAGACAGGGGTCGGCTCCCGCCCCGCGCTATAGAGGGCACCGGGCGACCGTGCGCAGCTCCGCGGGGcgggggtcaggggtcagggcggggggcggggaggccgcggggcgggggtCAGGGGtcgggagggcgggggcgggagaCGCGCGGACCGCGGCGCAGGGAGGGAAAACCACGGCGTGTCGCGTCCGCGTGGCCGCGCCTCAAGGGTCGGGGTCtacgcggcgggggcgggggcggggggcgctcgTCGGGAGGTGGGCTCGCGTCCGCAGCCGCCCGGCCTGTCCGTCCCTTCCGGGCCCGAAGCCACATCCTGGCGCCGCGGCCCGCGGAGCGGCTTCACCGACCGGCGTCCCCGAGCCGcggcctcccgccgccccgcACCTCCCGACCCCGCCCGCGGGACTGCCCGCGCCCCCTCACCTGCCCGCCGAGCGCCGCCATGGCTGGGGCCTGACGAGCGCTTCCGCCCCGCCGGCCCGCACTTCCGCCCTCCCGTGGCCCGCacttccgccccccccccccccccgggaagcGCGAGTGCGCGGGAGGTGCGTTCCGCCGCGGGCGTTCCCGGGTGCGGGGGgcgcggccggccccgccccgccccgccccccgcccccccggtcCGCGGGCGCCCGCCGCGCGCCCAGGTGAACAGCAGGGGGTGGGCGCCGAGCTGCGGCCCCGGGCGGCTTCCGCGGGTCTACGCAGCAGGAGCCGTGGGCCCGCGAGCAGCGGGGAGgtctgggggcggggagaggaggcccggtgccccccccccccccggcggcgCCGGCTCCAAGCAGAGAAAGGAGGCCTCGCAGGTGCTCGCGGGGCCCCGGACTCCGCTTCCCACGGAGGAGCCCTCGGGACGTCGaggacccggggcggggggcggggcctgggaggggagggcggggcctgggagatgggggcggggccgggagtggggcggggcctgggagggggcggggcctgggagggagggcggggcctgggggaccTGCGGACGCcccggcggggagggggagggggtggagggcccCAGCGGCCCGGgaggctcccctcccctccccctccccccctccccccccgccccccgccccccgccccgcgcggcgcAGGAGCTCAGTCCGAGTCAGGGCGGTGGTTCACTACAAAACTgctttaatttggaaaatattcaaaacacaAGGTAACGACGCAGCCCGGTGGCTCGGGTAAGCAGGTCTAGGAACCGCACCCCCGGTGAGCGCACGTCAAGTCAcaggaaaccaacaaaaaatgtttgtaaaagtCAGGAAACAAGAACACACACGCACGTCCAAAACCAGAAAGATGAACGACCCCTGACGCCTTCCCGAGGTTCACAGGTAAGAGCCCGGAGCCCCTCCCGCCGCGCGAGCAGTGACTCCCGCCTCCTCACAGACCTGCGTCGGGCAGCACCTGCCTCCCAGCACTTATCAGACTTGGGCGGTGACCCGGGCTGCTGACCCGGGCTGCTGACCCAGGCTGCTGACCCAGGCTGCTGACCCGGGCCGCGGGATTCACTTCCTCCGACCGGTGCGGCCTGGAAACCCAAGCCCTGGGCGCCGCCGAGGAGCAAGGCAGCGACTCTGGGGCGTCAGGGGCCTCCCCGGGGACACAggggcccgcccggccccgcagcccaCGCCAGCTCCCCGGCGCACCTGCCCTCCAGCTCCAGACTCACGGTGGACAGGGCTCCGCTTTCTGGAGGAAGAAGACGACCCTGTGTCACGCGTCCACATGAGATGCCAAGACCCTGGCCTCTCTCTGGTGGGATTCCCAGGAGCGAGACCCACCAGCGGGAGCCCTCAGAACCCACCCGCGCTGCTCACGTCCCCGGGCCCAC contains:
- the MTERF4 gene encoding transcription termination factor 4, mitochondrial isoform X3 — encoded protein: MAALGGQVLGGARTWARTWARTWAGLAAQPRGGQRRTAASRGGGRGARGPGARGEVAGALLAMGFSDAHVRGLLSVWRGARPRRVLDVVSELILLGLSPEHVCLALRSSPRLLDLPAAHAQRRSGYLRRLGLGEGKLKTLLLCCPEVFTMHQRDIENIVGVLKDKCLFTGQQVTRILHRCPYVLREDPGDLEYKFQSGLCDGAPACSVSAQRLCRRSRAGRPELSFPCRLASPPALAGTAGWAVEARQQVVLSLIVRSPGGEWPSDFGI
- the MTERF4 gene encoding transcription termination factor 4, mitochondrial isoform X1, whose amino-acid sequence is MAALGGQVLGGARTWARTWARTWAGLAAQPRGGQRRTAASRGGGRGARGPGARGEVAGALLAMGFSDAHVRGLLSVWRGARPRRVLDVVSELILLGLSPEHVCLALRSSPRLLDLPAAHAQRRSGYLRRLGLGEGKLKTLLLCCPEVFTMHQRDIENIVGVLKDKCLFTGQQVTRILHRCPYVLREDPGDLEYKFQYAYFRMGVKHADVVRTDFLQHSITKIKQRHVFLERLGRYQTPDKKGQTQIPNPLLKDILRVSEAEFLARTAHSSAEEFEVFKKLFAREEEEESERQMPDMQSLSLDEEDEEEEEEEDEEEEEEEDEDEEEWQ
- the MTERF4 gene encoding transcription termination factor 4, mitochondrial isoform X4, whose protein sequence is MHQRDIENIVGVLKDKCLFTGQQVTRILHRCPYVLREDPGDLEYKFQYAYFRMGVKHADVVRTDFLQHSITKIKQRHVFLERLGRYQTPDKKGQTQIPNPLLKDILRVSEAEFLARTAHSSAEEFEVFKKLFAREEEEESERQMPDMQSLSLDEEDEEEEEEEDEEEEEEEDEDEEEWQ
- the MTERF4 gene encoding transcription termination factor 4, mitochondrial isoform X2, which translates into the protein MAALGGQVLGGARTWARTWARTWAGLAAQPRGGQRRTAASRGGGRGARGPGARGEVAGALLAMGFSDAHVRGLLSVWRGARPRRVLDVVSELILLGLSPEHVCLALRSSPRLLDLPAAHAQRRSGYLRRLGLGEGKLKTLLLCCPEVFTMHQRDIENIVGVLKDKCLFTGQQVTRILHRCPYVLREDPGDLEYKFQVFPGARRQRGEERPFLASMSVWPCHPVKRDRCPSRAREGKAPGLRSRGAGAPTTYSASHRVTWREWVQAPRDPDP